In Gossypium arboreum isolate Shixiya-1 chromosome 6, ASM2569848v2, whole genome shotgun sequence, the following are encoded in one genomic region:
- the LOC108484653 gene encoding serine/threonine-protein kinase-like protein At1g28390: MGYLSCNAESTIKVCDPCNWDYYRKKPKKNKPRRTRNDTGIRQFLYTDLLTATNGFSSDSFLGKGSHGSVYKAVLEDGKLITAVKKTSKNCNSPADNEIEILSRVYHPRLVNLIGYCSDSLCKNKLIVVEYMPNGSLYDLLHSSSCKPPGWSSRVRFALQVAKAVQTLHSGNPPVIHRDIKSSNVLIDQRWNARLGDFGLALIGHVEDVRIKCTPPAGTLGYLDPSYLAPSDVSTKSDVFSYGILLLEIISGRHAIDLKYSPPSVVDWAVPLIKGGDFAAICDGRVGPPVGEEVIRSLAVLAARCVRSAAEKRPGMEEVVECLTVVSKRVHAGPVWSNLRRCVRCVHKPMAINHPVFEGSEEAARSSRCGSRRNSRKVTSVADSGCEANVIGEGVVRSKSIGSLTEAVAASMMKVGPTEIDMDGEHVALVRKKPAKTPTVKLSKSRSMGVLQSPRLMNLNGKQYVFEIGKRRNSSEFDISKLVINFDDDKSQRKILEKPLVFF; the protein is encoded by the coding sequence ATGGGTTACCTCTCTTGCAATGCGGAGTCCACCATTAAAGTTTGTGATCCTTGCAACTGGGATTATTATAGAAAAAAACCCAAGAAAAACAAGCCCAGAAGAACCAGAAACGACACCGGGATCCGGCAGTTTCTTTACACCGATCTTCTTACCGCCACCAATGGCTTCTCTTCCGATAGCTTCCTCGGTAAAGGTAGTCACGGTTCTGTCTACAAAGCCGTACTTGAAGACGGCAAGTTAATCACCGCCGTTAAGAAAACGTCAAAGAACTGTAACAGTCCCGCCGACAACGAGATCGAGATTCTTTCCCGAGTTTATCATCCTCGGCTCGTTAATCTCATCGGTTACTGCTCCGATTCACTTTGTAAGAATAAATTAATCGTCGTGGAATATATGCCCAACGGTTCATTGTACGATCTTTTACATTCTTCTTCTTGTAAACCGCCGGGTTGGTCCAGCCGGGTTCGATTCGCTTTACAGGTAGCAAAAGCGGTTCAAACTTTACATTCGGGTAACCCGCCGGTGATCCACAGGGATATAAAATCGTCCAATGTTTTGATTGATCAAAGGTGGAACGCTCGATTGGGTGATTTCGGGCTTGCATTGATAGGACACGTGGAGGATGTACGGATTAAGTGCACCCCACCGGCGGGGACGTTAGGATATCTCGACCCGAGTTATTTAGCCCCGAGTGACGTCAGCACGAAAAGTGACGTGTTCAGTTACGGCATTTTGTTATTGGAGATTATTAGCGGGAGGCATGCTATTGATTTGAAGTATAGTCCGCCGTCAGTTGTTGACTGGGCGGTTCCGTTGATAAAAGGAGGAGATTTCGCCGCCATTTGCGACGGTCGTGTTGGGCCACCAGTGGGTGAGGAAGTGATCCGGAGTTTGGCGGTGTTGGCGGCTAGGTGCGTTAGGTCCGCGGCGGAGAAACGTCCCGGGATGGAAGAAGTGGTGGAATGTCTGACAGTGGTGAGCAAAAGAGTTCACGCTGGACCCGTTTGGAGCAATCTAAGGCGGTGCGTGAGATGCGTGCATAAACCGATGGCTATAAACCACCCGGTTTTTGAAGGGAGCGAGGAGGCGGCAAGGAGCTCGAGATGTGGAAGCAGGAGAAACAGCCGAAAAGTGACGAGCGTGGCTGATAGCGGCTGCGAAGCGAATGTGATCGGAGAAGGTGTGGTGAGATCGAAATCGATCGGTTCGTTAACGGAGGCGGTGGCTGCATCGATGATGAAGGTAGGCCCCACAGAGATTGATATGGACGGCGAGCACGTGGCGTTGGTAAGAAAAAAACCAGCAAAAACGCCGACGGTGAAGCTGAGCAAGTCGAGGTCAATGGGAGTGCTGCAAAGTCCAAGACTAATGAATCTAAACGGCAAACAATACGTATTCGAAATCGGGAAAAGAAGGAATTCAAGTGAATTCGATATATCGAAGCTGGTTATCAATTTCGATGATGACAAATCCCAAAGAAAAATATTGGAAAAGCccttggtttttttttaa